In the genome of Raphanus sativus cultivar WK10039 chromosome 4, ASM80110v3, whole genome shotgun sequence, one region contains:
- the LOC130511145 gene encoding protein NSP-INTERACTING KINASE 2-like: MASSLFIFFLSFLTHFLPFSVLSATVLEDLATLTPPPDFATTITTNCLHNPLLRYCNNNNTSSPQDIVEIFRSTIVASHLCNESKNPNCVDDDSFPKIRIHSRPKTAALYLSFDFFWKYCPLTVLEIQLVNNSLETEFPTNVLSCAQVRTIDLSYNKLSGSLPVHSLSRLTNLTRLNLSYNRFSISDSEFLKRFSATSFVHSGLLPDANRYKMKVLLIVFSIVVVILLCCCLGWLCLKRPDYLPRTCRRSNNKFTSAMIDAATDEFSDQRLVSKRDGVDIYRGTLRDGREAKIEVYTEKVSKEKRREFEEECEAVFLKVRHKNLVRVLGWCSSRNLKALVTEWTDGENVETWLSSSSLASSWRRRLRVVMGVVEGVSYLSEQWPEIIYDLDTSSVLLSGDGQEPLISQFKIGDGNNSSTNIFKFGLFLLEMITNLKPDEEQEDSEMRYLEYIRVHCPGNVERVIDEKMKIEKRTLEKVKEAVTLGLMCTDKPPLKQPSFTQIYDMVVSLHESSSRHH; this comes from the exons ATGGCGTCttctctcttcatcttcttcctctctttccTCACACACTTTCTTCCCTTCTCTGTTCTCTCAGCCACAGTACTCGAAGATCTCGCCACTCTCACTCCACCTCCCGACTTCGCCACCACCATCACCACAAACTGCCTCCACAATCCTCTCCTCCGTtactgcaacaacaacaacacttcATCTCCTCAGGACATCGTCGAGATCTTCCGCTCCACGATCGTCGCGAGCCACCTCTGCAACGAGTCCAAAAACCCTAACTGCGTCGACGACGACTCCTTCCCCAAGATCAGAATCCACAGCCGCCCTAAAACCGCCGCGCTCTACCTCTCTTTCGACTTCTTCTGGAAGTACTGTCCTCTCACCGTCCTCGAGATCCAGCTCGTTAACAACTCTCTCGAGACTGAGTTCCCCACGAACGTTCTCTCCTGTGCTCAGGTTCGGACCATCGACCTGAGTTACAACAAGTTATCCGGTTCTCTTCCGGTTCATAGTCTCTCCCGGTTAACGAACTTGACCCGTTTAAATCTCTCTTATAACCGATTCTCGATCTCGGATTCAGAGTTCTTGAAACGGTTTAGCGCAACCAGTTTCGTACATTCCGGTTTGCTTCCAGATGCGAACCGTTACAAGATGAAAGTCTTGTTGATTGTGTTTTCGATAGTGGTGGTGATCCTTCTCTGTTGTTGCTTGGGATGGTTATGTCTCAAAAGACCTGATTACTTGCCAAGAACGTGTCGGAGAAGCAACAACAAGTTCACATCCGCGATGATCGATGCAGCGACCGATGAGTTTTCGGATCAGAGGCTCGTGAGCAAGAGGGATGGAGTGGATATCTACAGAGGAACGTTGAGAGACGGGAGAGAGGCGAAGATCGAGGTGTATACAGAGAAGGTTTCGAAGGAGAAGAGGCGCGAGTTCGAGGAGGAATGCGAGGCGGTTTTTTTGAAGGTGAGACATAAGAACTTGGTGAGGGTTTTGGGTTGGTGTAGTAGCAGAAACTTGAAGGCTTTGGTTACTGAGTGGACCGATGGAGAAAACGTTGAGACTTGGCTAAGTTCTTCGTCGTTGGCTTCGTCGTGGAGAAGGAGGTTAAGAGTTGTTATGGGAGTTGTGGAAGGTGTGTCTTATCTATCGGAACAATGGCCTGAGATTATTTATGATCTAGACACAAGCAGTGTTTTGTTGTCTGGTGATGGTCAAGAACCATTGATTTCTCAATTCAAGATTGGAGATGGAAACAACTCATCAACAA ATATATTCAAGTTTGGATTgtttcttttggagatgatTACAAATCTGAAACCTGATGAGGAGCAAGAAGATTCAGAAATGAGGTATCTCGAGTATATAAGAGTTCATTGTCCGGGTAATGTAGAGAGAGTGATTGATGAGAAGATGAAGATTGAAAAGAGAACGTTGGAGAAAGTTAAGGAAGCGGTTACACTTGGACTTATGTGTACTGATAAACCACCGTTGAAGCAACCAAGCTTCACGCAGATTTATGACATGGTGGTTTCTTTGCATGAGTCTAGCTCAAGGCATCATTAA